The Oncorhynchus nerka isolate Pitt River linkage group LG9a, Oner_Uvic_2.0, whole genome shotgun sequence genome has a segment encoding these proteins:
- the LOC115114969 gene encoding dnaJ homolog subfamily A member 2-like, whose product MANVVDTKLYDILGVSPSASENDLKKAYRKLAKEFHPDKNPDAGDKFKEISFAYEVLTNPEKKELYDRYGEQGLREGGGGGAGMDDIFSHIFGGGLFGFMGGQGRGGGGRNGGRRRGEDMVHPLKVSLEDLYNGKTTKLQLSKNVLCASCNGAGGKAGAVQKCVACRGRGMRIMIRQLAPGMVQQMQSVCTDCNGEGEVISEKDRCKKCEGRKVNKETKLLEVHVDKGMRHGQKISFTGEADQAPGTEPGDILLVLQEKEHEEFRRDGHDLHMTQRIGLVEALCGFQLAVTHLDGRQLAVKYPPGKVIDPGCIRVVKGEGMPQYRNPFEKGDLFIKFDVLFPDNNWISPEKLTELEDLLPARADGPVISSEAEEVDLQDCEVRGQGSAGARREAYNDSSDEEGGPHGPGVQCAHQ is encoded by the exons aTGGCCAACGTTGTGGATACCAAGCTATACGACATCCTCGGAGTTTCACCCTCCGCCTCAGAAAACGACCTAAAGAAG GCATACCGCAAATTGGCCAAAGAGTTTCACCCTGATAAGAACCCAGATGCAGGGGACAAG tTTAAAGAGATAAGTTTTGCGTATGAGGTGTTGACCAATCCAGAAAAGAAGGAGCTTTATGACCGCTATGGAGAGCAGGGGCTGcgggagggaggtggtggaggggctGGCATGGATGACATCTTCTCCCACATCTTTGGAGGGGGGCTGTTTGGCTTCATGGGGGGGCAGGGACGCGGAGGGGGAGGACGCAATGGAGGGCGCAGGAGAGGCGAGGACATGGTGCATCCCCTCAA AGTTTCACTGGAAGACCTCTACAATGGTAAAACAACCAAACTACAACTCAGCAAGAATGTCCTGTGTGCTTCCTGCAATGG tGCCGGGGGTAAGGCGGGGGCGGTGCAGAAGTGCGTGGCCTGCAGAGGGAGAGGCATGAGGATCATGATCAGACAGCTGGCTCCTGGCATGGTCCAACAGATGCAGTCAGTCTGCACAGACTGCAACGGAGAGg GGGAGGTGATCAGTGAGAAGGACCGCTGTAAGAAGTGTGAGGGTCGTAAGGTGAACAAGGAGACCAAGCTGTTGGAGGTCCATGTTGATAAAGGCATGAGGCATGGCCAGAAAATAAGCTTCACTGGAGAGGCTGACCAAGCCCCAGGCACTGAGCCTGGAGACATCCTACTGGTCCTGCAGGAGAAGGAGCATGAG GAGTTCCGTCGTGATGGCCATGACCTCCACATGACCCAGCGTATCGGCCTGGTGGAAGCTCTGTGTGGCTTTCAGTTGGCGGTCACACACCTCGACGGACGCCAGCTCGCTGTCAAATATCCCCCTGGCAAGGTCATAGACCCAG GTTGTATCCGGGTGGTGAAGGGAGAGGGTATGCCTCAGTACAGGAACCCATTTGAGAAAGGTGATCTGTTCATCAAGTTTGATGTCCTGTTCCCTGACAACAACTGGATCAGCCCTGAGAAACTCACC gagttgGAGGACCTGCTGCCTGCGCGTGCAGATGGACCAGTCATCTCGTCGGAGGCAGAGGAGGTTGACCTCCAGGACtgtgaggtcagaggtcaggggtcagcggGGGCCAGAAGGGAGGCCTACAATGATAGCTCTGATGAGGAGGGGGGGCCGCACGGCCCAGGGGTACAGTGTGCCCACCAGTAG
- the LOC115114970 gene encoding serine/threonine-protein phosphatase 6 regulatory subunit 2-like isoform X4, protein MFWKFDLHTSSQLEALLEKDDVTLTELMEEEDVLQECKAQNRRLLVFLSQDTCMQELLHLITTEPPAGLEEIKRFKHPNIACELLTSDVGVINDKLGGEKPLLDILYSFLEQPPPLNPLLASFFSKTIGNLITRKTEQVISFLRGKEGFLGLVLKHINTSAMMDLLLRLISCVDPAPLRQDTLNWLNEERLAQRLIELIHPGKDTERQSNASQTVCDIIRLSRDQTNQLQENSEADPLLAVLESQECVSQLLDNMFVGESTESCIVYGTQVLLTLLEIRRPGVEGVLDVCVLEYERCVVSSILQAVQPHLKHYHQLLLDPPRRTPMLTSLGVLEVPLGNCRLHVARLMASLLQTTNMSYYTCFDDTIYNNTVTLELCRLQTISLLLDLFFKYTWNNFLHFQVELCVAAILSHSAQEERPQVSLVIQERPLVPLEDIPQASFVAQEKPMFPQKENPQGSLPNQEKPRLQQEPQENHALPGPKPPLPSVPPDISTHNPLVTHLFQDCRLVQRILEAWEENDKTQAEGGMRRGYMGHLTRIANTVVCNMEKGPVRIQISSLITELPKDCRGRWESFVDQALTETNRKNTVDLVSHNLRSSSEDDDRQSPFPKELSLQQTFSDYQIQQMTANFVDQFGFNDDEFSEHGDNISATFDRIKEINFNVDTEDTAKTAAFEACTKEKIQLFDDSEEEDIWEEREINYTMHTKSRTRFGGPQTSVGSVQSDGMSDTPDKSTGSDTEGEVPNEVPGQTEHSKNISQTETAQSPGWAASFGEVNFNSPSSGVDPWGSPAPKPGVGVDPWGSPAPKPGVGVDPWGSPAPKPGVGVDPWDSHAPKHGVAVDAWGSPAPQPVTTEAEKGWAKFTDFQPFCCSETGLRCTSPVDSEICGSDKTKPSQGMNQPPQFVGAWTLQGVESVPQGCWPMLTPMLHTVVKFTGCPLGGGSFLIHTGIVEKPSSVAVLNTLKPVCLAPTTIPSSKALQSFVLPIHTLNGTRTQSMSQLSQDVKILI, encoded by the exons ATGTTCTGGAAGTTTGACCTGCACACGTCGTCCCAGCTGGAGGCCCTGCTTGAGAAAGACGATGTCACGCTCACTGAgctcatggaggaggaggacgtacTGCAGGAGTGTAAGGCCCAGAACCGCAG GTTGCTGGTCTTCCTGTCCCAGGACACCTGCATGCAAGAGCTGCTGCACCTCATCACCACAGAGCCACCTGCTGGTCTGGAAGAGATCAAACGCTTCAA gcatCCTAACATAGCATGTGAGCTGCTGACGAGTGATGTAGGGGTGATAAATGATAAGCTGGGGGGAGAGAAGCCCCTTCTGGACATCCTGTACTCCTTCCTGGAGCAGCCCCCTCCCCTCAACCCCCTCCTCGCATCCTTCTTCAGCAAGACCATTGGAAACCTCATCACACGCAAGACTGAACAG GTGATCTCCTTCTTGCGGGGAAAGGAGGGTTTCCTGGGTCTGGTTCTTAAACACATCAACACATCGGCCATGATGGACCTCCTGCTACGCCTCATCAGCTGTGTAGATCCTGCTCCTCTCCGACAAGACACACTCAAT TGGTTGAATGAAGAGCGGCTGGCCCAGAGGCTCATAGAACTCATTCACCCTGGGAAAGACAcggag AGACAGTCGAATGCGTCCCAGACTGTGTGTGACATCATCCGTTTGAGCAGAGACCAGACCAATCAGCTCCAAGAGAACTCTGAGGCTGACCCTCTGCTTGCCGTGCTGGAGTC GCAGGAGTGTGTGAGTCAGCTGCTGGACAACATGTTTGtgggagagagcacagagagctgCATCGTCTacggaactcaagtccttctcaCCTTACTGGAGATCAGGAGGCCGGG agtgGAAGGTGTGCTGGATGTGTGTGTTCTGGAATATGAAAGGTGTGTCGTCAGCAGCATCCTGCAGGCTGTCCAACCCCACCTCaaacactaccaccaactactGCTGGATCCTCCCAGG CGGACCCCCATGCTGACCAGTCTAGGTGTGTTGGAGGTGCCACTGGGTAACTGTCGTCTCCATGTGGCCAGACTAATGGCCTCCCTACTACAGACCACTAACATGAGTTATTACACCTGTTTTGACGACACGATTTATAACAACACCGTCACACTGGAGCTCTGCAGACTCCAGACCATAAGCCTCCTACTG GACCTGTTCTTTAAGTACACCTGGAACAACTTCCTGCACTTCCAAGTGGAACTGTGTGTGGCAGCCATTCTCAGCCACTCTGCTCAGGAGGAGAGGCCCCAGGTTAGCCTGGTTATCCAGGAAAGGCCCTTGGTTCCCCTGGAGGACATTCCCCAGGCCAGCTTTGTGGCCCAGGAAAAACCCATGTTTCCCCAGAAGGAGAATCCTCAGGGCAGCCTCCCGAACCAGGAAAAGCCCAGGCTTCAGCAGGAGCCCCAGGAAAACCATGCCTTGCCTGGCCCCAAACCACCACTGCCCTCTGTTCCTCCTGACATCTCCACACATAACCCACTGGTGACTCAT tTGTTTCAGGACTGTCGTCTGGTTCAGAGGATATTGGAGGCCTGGGAGGAGAATGATAAGACTCA GGCAGAGGGGGGTATGAGGAGAGGCTACATGGGTCACCTGACAAGAATCGctaatactgtagtctgtaacatgGAGAAAGGACCAGTCCGCATCCAGATCAGCAGCCTTATTACAG AGCTGCCTAAGGATTGCAGGGGGCGCTGGGAGAGCTTTGTAGACCAGGCCCTGACAGAGACCAACAGGAAGAACACTGTAGACCTG GTGTCTCACAACCTGCGCTCCTCCAGTGAAGACGATGACCGACAGAGTCCCTTCCCCAAAGAGCTGTCACTGCAACAG ACATTCTCAGACTACCAAATCCAGCAGATGACTGCTAACTTTGTGGATCAGTTTGGCTTCAATGACGACGAGTTCTCTGAACACGGCGACAACATCAG CGCCACCTTTGACCGGATCAAAGAGATCAACTTCAACGTGGACACAGAGGACACT GCTAAGACTGCAGCATTTGAGGCCTGCACTAAAGAGAAGATCCAGTTGTTTGATGACAGCGAGGAAGAAGACatctgggaagagagagagatcaactaTACTATGcacaccaagtctaggaccag GTTTGGGGGGCCACAGACGTCTGTTGGATCGGTTCAGAGTGATGGGATGAGCGATACTCCTGATAAGTCAACAGGTTCTGACACAGAGGGGGAGGTGCCTAATGAGGTCCCAGGTCAGACTGAACACAGCAAGAACATCAGCCAGACTGAGACTGCACAGA GCCCTGGCTGGGCGGCTAGTTTCGGGGAGGTGAACTTTAACTCCCCCTCATCTGGAGTGGACCCATGGGGTAGCCCCGCCCCCAAGCCTGGAGTGGGCGTGGACCCATGGGGTAGCCCCGCCCCCAAGCCTGGAGTGGGCGTGGACCCATGGGGTAGCCCCGCCCCCAAGCCTGGAGTGGGCGTAGACCCATGGGACAGCCATGCCCCCAAGCACGGAGTGGCCGTAGACGCATGGGGAAGTCCCGCCCCACAGCCTGTAACTACAGAGGCTGAGAAGGGCTGGGCCAAGTTCACTGACTTTCAGCCCTTTTGCTG ttcAGAGACAGGTTTGAGATGCACTTCTCCAGTGGACTCGGAGATCTGTGGGTCAGACAAAACTAAACCCAGCCAGGGAATGAACC aaccgcctcaattcgtcggggcgtggactctacaaggtgtcgaaagtgttccacagggatgctggcccatgttgactccaatgctacacacagttgtcaagtttactggatgtcctttgggtggtggatcattcttgatacacacaggaattgttgaaaaacccagcagtgttgcagttcttaacacactcaaaccggtgtgcttggcacctactaccatacccagttcaaaggcacttcaatcttttgtcttgcccattcacactctgaatggcacacgtacacaatccatgtctcagttgtctcaagatgtaaaaatccttatttaa